The following are encoded together in the Juglans microcarpa x Juglans regia isolate MS1-56 chromosome 2D, Jm3101_v1.0, whole genome shotgun sequence genome:
- the LOC121249382 gene encoding receptor-like protein 7: MGLSFPLIILIVRFLVSLMMFYLILSTSSSGVQPLCHDDERFALLQFKESFIINQFASGDPSAYPKVSSWKPESRDCCNWDGVECNKDTGHVIGLNLSSSCLKGFLNSNSSLFRLAHLQNLKLDDNDFNSSPLPTSFRQLSRLTNLNLSASAFSGQIPSEILELSKLVFLDLSDNPLLKLQKSGLRVIAQNFTNLEVLHLDYVVIPSNVPNILANLTSLTSLSLIWCDLLGEFPVGIFHLPNLQLLRIGGNEYLTGYVPELNRTSPLVTLRLGSTNFYGELPDSIGHLKSLVMLTAWFCNFSGEIPPSLGNLTNLIELQLQFNSLHGSIPQSISRLVNLEVLCLHSNYLSGRVEIELFLRLKYLSVLALSNNNISLLTKPSTNSTVPKFWGLALGYCDLDEFPEFLRSQDRLEHLDLSENKINGPVPNWMGNISIETLGYLNLELNSLTGFDQLPANLEVLRLGFNMLQGSLPIPPSSIVSYSVSNNRLIGEIPHWICNRSLITKLDLSSNNLGGILPQCLGNLSDSLTIVDLHDNSFHGTIPRICGEANKLMMIDLSQNHLQGRVPRSLANCIKLKAINLGSNQIHDIFPSWLGILPELRILILRSNELYGTIGSSDSNFDFPKLHIIDLSNNDFTGTLPSEHFQNWKAMQIVDDEQLQYMEEEKIVPSFARVIDIYSLSMTMINKGTEMVYGKVSNLFIAIDLSRNRFEGEIPGVVGHLKGLNLLNLSHNFLTGPIPFVLANLTGLESLDLSQNKLSGVIPPQLIELTFLSHFNVSHNRLTGPIPQGKQFDTFENSSFSENLELCGSPLSKKCGNPEDSLPPSSSHNSTNHNSKFSFEFGWKVVALGYGCGFVFGAVSGQIMITKKYGWFMKTFAIGQRGRRDNWRGRRN, from the coding sequence TATCTTATACTTTCTACCTCTTCTTCTGGTGTGCAACCACTGTGCCATGATGATGAGAGATTTGCCTTGTTGCAATTCAAGGAAAGCTTCATCATCAATCAGTTCGCGTCCGGAGATCCCTCTGCTTATCCGAAGGTTTCATCGTGGAAACCTGAAAGCAGGGATTGCTGCAATTGGGACGGTGTAGAGTGCAATAAGGACACTGGTCATGTCATCGGCCTCAATCTCAGTAGCAGCTGTCTTAAAGGTTTTCTCAACTCCAATAGCAGCCTTTTTCGCCTTGCTCACCTCCAAAACCTCAAACTGGACGACAATGACTTTAACTCTTCTCCACTCCCAACTAGTTTTAGGCAGCTTTCAAGGCTAACAAATCTCAACCTCTCTGCCTCTGCATTTTCTGGTCAAATCCCTTCAGAAATTTTAGAGCTCTCCAAGTTAGTTTTCCTGGATCTGTCAGATAATCCGTTGTTGAAGCTCCAAAAATCTGGCCTAAGAGTTATAGCTCAAAACTTCACAAACTTGGAAGTACTACATCTTGACTATGTTGTTATACCATCCAACGTACCCAATATCTTGGCAAACTTAACTTCTTTAACATCTCTATCTTTAATATGGTGTGACCTACTTGGTGAGTTTCCCGTGGGAATTTTCCATCTACCTAATCTTCAGCTTCTTCGTATAGGGGGAAACGAATACCTCACGGGATATGTCCCAGAACTTAACAGAACTAGCCCCCTTGTTACATTGAGACTTGGATCCACGAACTTCTATGGTGAGCTACCAGACTCAATTGGTCACCTCAAGTCCTTGGTTATGTTGACTGCGTGGTTTTGCAATTTCTCAGGAGAAATACCACCTTCACTAGGTAACCTTACCAATCTAATTGAGTTACAACTTCAATTTAATAGTTTGCATGGTTCAATTCCACAGTCAATATCTAGGCTTGTAAATCTTGAAGTTCTGTGTCTCCATTCTAACTATTTGAGTGGCAGGGTGGAGATTGAGTTGTTTTTGAGACTCAAATACCTCTCCGTTCTTGCGCTATCTAATAACAATATTTCATTGCTTACAAAGCCTAGTACCAACTCAACTGTTCCAAAATTTTGGGGTTTAGCTCTTGGTTATTGTGACTTGGATGAGTTCCCAGAGTTTCTCAGGAGCCAAGATCGATTGGAGCATTTGGATCTTagtgaaaacaaaattaatggcCCAGTTCCAAACTGGATGGGGAATATAAGTATAGAGACTCTCGGGTATTTAAATTTGGAATTAAACTCTCTCACTGGTTTCGACCAACTTCCGGCTAATCTTGAGGTTTTAAGACTTGGTTTTAACATGCTTCAAGGGTCACTACCAATCCCACCATCTTCCATTGTTTCCTATTCTGTCTCAAACAACAGACTGATCGGAGAAATTCCACATTGGATTTGCAATCGAAGTTTAATAACTAAGCTCGATTTGTCAAGCAACAACTTGGGTGGCATTCTTCCTCAATGTTTAGGCAACTTGAGTGATTCTCTCACAATTGTGGATCTACACGACAATAGCTTTCATGGAACCATTCCTCGAATCTGCGGTGAAGCaaacaaattgatgatgatTGATTTAAGCCAAAATCATTTACAGGGGCGTGTACCGAGATCATTGGCCAATTGTATCAAGCTTAAAGCTATTAATCTAGGTAGCAATCAGATCCATGATATTTTTCCTTCCTGGTTGGGCATTCTTCCAGAGTTGAGGATTCTCATTTTGAGATCTAATGAACTCTATGGTACAATAGGAAGTTCTGATAGCAATTTCGACTTCCCGAAATTGCACATCATTGACCTCTCAAATAATGATTTTACTGGCACGTTGCCCTCTGAACACTTCCAAAATTGGAAAGCCATGCAAATTGTCGATGACGAGCAATTACAGTACatggaggaagaaaaaattGTTCCAAGTTTTGCTCGTGTTATAGATATCTACTCTTTGTCAATGACAATGATCAACAAAGGTACGGAGATGGTGTATGGAAAAGTCTCAAATTTGTTCATAGCAATCGATCTGTCGAGAAATAGATTTGAAGGAGAAATTCCAGGAGTGGTGGGGCATCTAAAAGGACTTAATTTGCTCAACCTTTCCCACAACTTTCTCACAGGTCCTATTCCATTTGTATTGGCAAACTTGACAGGGCTAGAGTCATTGGATCTATCTCAAAATAAGCTGTCTGGTGTGATCCCTCCGCAATTAATAGAACTTACTTTCCTTTCACACTTTAATGTCTCCCATAATCGTTTGACAGGACCTATACCACAAGGGAAACAATTCGACACATTCGAAAACAGTTCGTTTAGTGAGAACCTTGAATTATGCGGAAGTCCTTTGTCAAAGAAATGTGGGAACCCTGAGGACTCACTGCCTCCATCTTCAAGCCACAACTCAACAAACCACAActcaaagttctcatttgaattTGGTTGGAAAGTAGTCGCATTGGGATACGGATGTGGATTCGTGTTTGGAGCTGTGTCTGGGCAAATCATGATCACAAAGAAGTATGGTTGGTTTATGAAGACGTTTGCAATTGGGCAACGGGGAAGAAGGGATAATTGGAGGGGCCGCAGAAATTAA